One stretch of Chryseobacterium fluminis DNA includes these proteins:
- a CDS encoding LLM class flavin-dependent oxidoreductase, which translates to MELGIGMFGDLSFDQATGKYKDAGIKIREILEQVKLMDEVGIDVFAMGEHHRPDYAVSSPEMVLAAVAGITKNIKLASGVTVLSSSEPVKVYEDFSTLDLISDGRAEIFVGRGSFIESFPLYGYSLGDYEALFDEKLELLLKINTEENVSWSGKLRAPMENQTVYPRAKNGGRLPIWRAVGGTPQSVLNAAQLGMPLVVAIIGGMPVQFKNLIEFYKQEYQKAGHDVSKMQIAVHSHTFVSDDPKVIDGYFHNYKSQMDRVGSSRGWAPYTKEQYEGGRSKDGALFIGSPKEVADKIVYLKEIFGITRFIGHMDTGDPSHELMMKSIELFGKEVKPAIQNL; encoded by the coding sequence TCAGGCCACCGGAAAATATAAAGATGCAGGCATTAAGATCCGTGAAATCCTTGAACAGGTAAAATTAATGGATGAGGTAGGAATAGATGTTTTTGCCATGGGCGAGCATCACCGTCCCGATTATGCGGTTTCCTCTCCGGAAATGGTGCTGGCCGCAGTAGCGGGAATTACAAAAAATATAAAGCTGGCCAGTGGCGTAACCGTATTAAGCTCATCTGAACCCGTGAAAGTATATGAAGATTTTTCGACATTGGATTTGATTTCCGATGGCCGCGCAGAGATTTTTGTGGGCCGGGGCAGTTTCATCGAGTCATTTCCTCTGTATGGATATTCGCTGGGTGATTACGAAGCGCTTTTTGATGAAAAATTAGAACTGTTGCTGAAAATAAACACTGAAGAAAATGTTTCATGGTCAGGAAAGCTTCGGGCACCCATGGAAAATCAGACGGTTTACCCAAGAGCAAAAAATGGAGGGAGATTACCTATCTGGAGAGCCGTGGGAGGTACTCCACAGTCGGTTCTAAATGCAGCGCAGTTGGGAATGCCTTTGGTGGTGGCTATCATCGGAGGAATGCCCGTTCAGTTTAAAAATTTAATTGAATTTTATAAACAGGAATACCAGAAAGCAGGGCATGACGTATCAAAAATGCAGATTGCTGTTCATTCCCATACATTTGTAAGCGATGATCCTAAAGTAATTGACGGATATTTCCATAACTACAAATCTCAGATGGACAGAGTAGGATCTTCGAGAGGCTGGGCACCTTACACCAAAGAGCAGTATGAAGGAGGAAGAAGTAAAGACGGAGCTTTGTTTATCGGAAGTCCGAAAGAAGTGGCCGATAAGATTGTCTACCTGAAAGAGATTTTTGGAATTACAAGATTTATCGGACATATGGATACTGGGGACCCTTCTCATGAATTGATGATGAAGTCCATAGAATTGTTCGGAAAAGAAGTGAAGCCGGCCATTCAGAATCTGTAA